In one window of Nodosilinea sp. PGN35 DNA:
- a CDS encoding GDP-L-fucose synthase, with the protein MDTQSKIYVAGSRGLVGSALVRTLRAQGYENLLLRSSQELDLRNQAAVDTFFATEKPDYVFLAAAKVGGIQANNTYRAEFLYDNLMIEANIIHSAYRHGAQKLLFLGSSCIYPKLCPQPMKEDYLLTGFLEPTNEPYAIAKIAGLKLCENYCRQYGVSFISAMPTNLYGINDNFDLANSHVLPALMRKFHEAKVNGDPTVTVWGTGTPLREFLYVDDLADALVFLMNTYSEVDFVNVGTGQEVSIKELALTMKAVVGYEGDLVFDTTKPDGTPRKLLDVSRLNAAGWQAKTDLKTGIEQTYAWFLQSYDSLRGREAA; encoded by the coding sequence ATGGATACTCAATCTAAGATCTATGTAGCGGGTTCCCGTGGTCTGGTGGGCAGCGCCCTGGTTAGAACCCTCCGCGCCCAGGGCTATGAGAATTTGCTGCTGCGCTCCAGCCAGGAGCTAGACCTGCGCAATCAGGCGGCGGTGGATACGTTTTTTGCCACTGAGAAGCCAGACTATGTCTTTCTGGCAGCGGCCAAAGTCGGCGGCATTCAGGCCAACAATACCTACCGGGCCGAATTTCTCTACGACAATTTGATGATCGAGGCCAACATCATCCACAGCGCCTACCGCCACGGGGCGCAAAAACTTCTGTTTTTGGGATCTTCCTGCATTTATCCCAAGCTGTGCCCCCAGCCTATGAAAGAGGACTACCTGCTGACCGGGTTTTTAGAGCCCACCAACGAACCCTACGCGATCGCCAAAATTGCCGGTCTCAAACTCTGCGAAAACTACTGCCGCCAGTACGGTGTGAGTTTCATCTCGGCCATGCCCACCAACCTCTACGGCATCAACGACAACTTTGATCTGGCCAACTCCCACGTGCTGCCCGCCCTGATGCGCAAGTTCCACGAGGCCAAGGTCAACGGCGACCCCACCGTTACCGTGTGGGGCACCGGCACCCCCCTGCGGGAATTTTTGTATGTCGATGACCTGGCCGATGCCCTGGTGTTTTTGATGAACACCTACAGCGAGGTTGACTTTGTCAACGTCGGCACCGGGCAGGAGGTGTCGATCAAAGAACTGGCGCTGACCATGAAGGCCGTGGTGGGCTACGAGGGCGATCTGGTGTTTGACACCACCAAGCCCGACGGCACCCCCCGCAAGCTGCTGGATGTGTCGCGGCTCAACGCGGCGGGCTGGCAGGCCAAAACCGACCTTAAAACCGGCATTGAGCAGACCTACGCCTGGTTCTTGCAGAGCTACGACTCGCTGCGGGGCCGCGAAGCCGCCTAG